TTCTACGGGTAGTTTTATAAGGTTCTCTGGAATTTTAGCTGTTACGATATCAGCTTCCGTATTTAACGCTTCATCTTTGATACAAGATGAAAAAAATAACCCTACCAATAGGGTTAGAAGAAAAATGTATTTATCTCTCATCGTTGAAATTAGTATTTATTAATGTTTACATCATGTAATCATAATGATTGCATAACCTTTAATCTACAAATTTACGCTATAATGTTGAGAATACGCGTTTTCTGCATTTTACTTCGTTAGATTGTGATTTTCAATACTTAAAATGAATAAAAATGTTCAATTTTTTCATTAGTATTAAGATAAAAACTCTTTTTTATGTCAAAAAGGTGTCAGGTCTAGGATAAAAAAAAACTACAATCTTTCGATTATAGTCTCTATTTTAAACAAGGCATCGTTTTTTACTTAAAACTGATAGCCAAATCCGAGATTTAAATAAATGCTGTACATGTTGAATGTAATGGCTTCAAAGTCTTTTTTAAATAAACCATTGAGCCCCCAATTTAAATCAGAAAACAAGCGGAACTGATTATTCACTTTATATTCGAATCCCAATTCTGCTCCCCATTGAAAGCGGTTTAAATCGGAAGAGAAATCATATTCTCCTTTGGCATCTTCTTCAAATTCTATAGGCGTTCCAATGGGATTGCCTTCCCGTAATACCCCTTCATATACATACCCTGTAAAATCGCCATCAATGAGTCCCGATAAATAAACTCCACCATAAACATTCCATTTTGAATTGACATTGTATACGGCGAGTATAGGAAAAGTAATATAAGAGTTCTTCATTTTTGTTTTTACATTTCCGGTAAAATATCCTTTGGTTTGTTTGCCTTCTTCGCCGTCAATTTGCGTGTAGTAGTTTTTTACTCGCGCATCTGTCTTCATCCCGCG
The window above is part of the Myroides odoratus DSM 2801 genome. Proteins encoded here:
- a CDS encoding porin family protein, with protein sequence MKKNNILPTLYLLLVCLLAYPYHSFAQSPDASAIEPATPIAFTAFFTKNMDYQARAQFSIGGSTPLGIPAQIREINSYNPTLQMGLEVNATKWLTDDQTWGIRTGLRFEGRGMKTDARVKNYYTQIDGEEGKQTKGYFTGNVKTKMKNSYITFPILAVYNVNSKWNVYGGVYLSGLIDGDFTGYVYEGVLREGNPIGTPIEFEEDAKGEYDFSSDLNRFQWGAELGFEYKVNNQFRLFSDLNWGLNGLFKKDFEAITFNMYSIYLNLGFGYQF